One Rhizoctonia solani chromosome 1, complete sequence DNA window includes the following coding sequences:
- a CDS encoding kinase domain protein: MATLPKEFDIISSDERRSGVEERWTSFQPYLLSKGYQLRPRYRPDWVPSWQINNRLHASDCEDSIDCMPLRVLDATQVASGRQVVIKMLVPGHEQGENELAVLSHFSSPELRGHPDNHVVPCLDSFPIPEIDSGTFVVMPLLGQYYEPPLKSIAEAHDFLQQLFKGLIFLHENDTVHCDIASANIMMDSQPLYDEPFHPFLKTVSLDARRMIYPKHSRLEKHVRYYFIDMGSATWFRDSSLPRLITGKLARTLAPEQKTDRSYDPFAVDVYQLGIVLKHDIIPQHDALHFLQQLAEEMTHSDPTARPTLIKAQQSMNMAFLGIRGAMYRWPLIPREAGFRARAVYYVWGVVSEIRYWLEKVLRLFLRVRI; this comes from the exons ATGGCTACACTACCCAAGGAGTTCGACATCATATCAAGTGACGAGAGACGGTCTGGCGTCGAGGAAAGATGGACTTCCTTCCAGCCATACCTTCTTTCGAAAGGATACCAACTCCGCCCACGTTACCGGCCTGACTGGGTCCCATCTTGGCAGATCAACAACCGCTTACATGCTTCGGATTGCGAGGACAGCATAGACTGCATG CCCCTGCGTGTGCTGGATGCAACTCAGGTTGCGAGTGGCCGGCAAGTTGTTATCAAGATGCTAGTGCCCGGACACGAGCAAGGCGAAAATGAACTGGCCGTGCTTTCACATTTCAGTTCACCAGAACTCAGAGGTCATCCAGATAACCATGTTGTACCGTGTCTGGATTCATTCCCCATACCTGAAATCGATTCTGGAACATTCGTCGTGATGCCATTACTCGGACAATATTATGAGCCCCCATTGAAAAGTATCGCCGAGGCTCATGACTTTCTTCAACAATTATTCAAA GGTTTGATTTTTTTGCACGAAAACGATACTGTACACTG TGATATAGCCTCCGCCAACATCATGATGGACTCTCAGCCACTTTACGACGAACCATTTCATCCATTTCTCAAGACAGTCTCTCTCGATGCCCGGCGGATGATATATCCTAAACACTCTAGACTTGAGAAGCATGTGCGATACTATTTCATTGATATGGGTTCTGCAACCTGGTTCCGAGACTCAAGTTTGCCACGCCTAATTACGGGAAAGCTCGCACGAACATTGGCACCTGAGCAAAAAACCGATAGATCATATGATCCTTTTGCGGTAGACGTTTATCAACTAGGTATAGTACTCAAACACGACATAATACCA CAACATGACGCACTACACTTTCTCCAACAACTTGCGGAAGAAATGACCCATTCAGATCCAACTGCTCGCCCAACACTCATCAAAGCACAGCAGTCCATGAACATGGCATTCCTTGGAATAAGAGGAGCGATGTACAGATGGCCACTCATTCCGCGAGAAGCGGGGTTTAGGGCGAGAGCGGTTTATTATGTGTGGGGTGTTGTATCGGAGATAAGGTACTGGCTCGAAAAGGTTTTAAGGTTATTTCTGAGGGTACGAATCTAG
- a CDS encoding JmjC domain, hydroxylase, whose translation MSIARPTRTPPLVKLEESATDAENLLHLGHDVSEADVELLLNFRRDGAQASLITIITTEIMCVFYRPSLLACVAAPVARVSTPPTSASRVSISALLNTEMDDTSMPTTTPRSVTVRGPASPHLSASGSLVSPSHPPPLPRTPSRSDSKSSVMAVLVSSHKPQLTLERNLDRETKSMSISAEPESALPSPSLAPIPAALPTSTPTPTQTIPVSTSRSRVNSAFKPPKVGKGRGRVSKGPKKRQGKGWIIESCTTSGAPSEADPGSDSDQIASNLPTQTPQIDDSRKPIILKQLHEIFDGDSDLTDLDDLDDASSSSSGEEETQEYDPGLAGLPPVPASSDSEYAPRHELLSRSDGVAKRARRTSRASLDYGAFQSSARPSVRLATRTPTVSTQKRDGRVKKTKTADQESASQRNRRAPKDAVSPFASGSRSVKPSARGKAKSKPASSSGSSVSLGEWHEDKPVEMRTTLLKRTFKGKGKTKEDSGTSTLTELTESSPSLGGGKSLLGSSPIRRMKDLMMSDAANLSARSDGGVTHVSGSVGEQNDDSGEEERLRRVRKFQGADVDQGSDSDQGELDQVQVRDFVYEGPTKRRMSEPGRGRGQLGGPLRRSSSPIKPSSSIKPSRRRTSVEVVIPSKPKRRRSSFPEPNRNTSPSRARLVKAVVAGSSSTKPQQVYVLLPEPVNVWTSALAQHTSEESSVTPSEDYSMEGSNLEDALSNGVTAESRSEQSEEPPLKRAKSSTSGSTDVRQAKGKGRATGSGRGSSLPRGRGGRQPRLESRLSESTEHDRAESLNENEDMLSTIEEGRPTRSSRSRKVAKSADADSSLGIRPKRQAKPTTRALESAQQEEDEWGKGGRIMGTMKRSPGARASKLVVHVEKTRPASEEWSAKESRSTGKRAVAASEEPRPAKRSRKSQAGASSSHALVELHRGDYILRPQNRRCWNYNFDQDIIPRCVACKKKKFGDTCRFINVRWFQFKAPTSDPVGAKFQSPHEEDNQEKEEPAYHLPYTWNITPEIEQVERMRLGIARALYPVLKEELAHASKSNVIRRAIEIEVRATCDVCATSVFSSCHMCTRCGRELCGACFQRIEEMCPLGTPLEYNGPASRDRQLHKYRSCSWGRIFHLPTDFQPVTRFSRKELEQTVADMETLIKQAHKNAPVPGDGSASRASQAQIANWASRVPPWNPTSPHASTEPPALSSAGSGSSRDVSSPRGTPDPLLSTMPTIASPTMSPTHEDQFSPEAAPLLTKRPTVSHHGRLDPASVPSRSLHHFVKDLSEEEFKPLWARGEAIVVQDLLDRFELDWTPEYFISEYGEQRCMVVNCENNKDQEMIVKDFFEMFGKTDREGVLKLKDWPAQADFKDDFPKLYDDFMKALPVPNYTRRDGILNLAAHFATNAIAPDLGPKMYNAFTSSEGPGGQGSTRLHMDMADAVNIMMYASDCPDGSPGVAAWDIFRACDSEKIRSYLRRHFKDRASEFRDPIHSQLFYLDSHHRKKLYEEEHVYSWRIYQRPGDAVFIPAGCAHQVCNLADCIKIAIDFVSIENIDRCEKLTTEFRNENDTFTWKEDVLQLRTMMMYAWRSTTQLGACWYSELAKGQEGESSDSSLSADS comes from the exons ATGAGCATTGCCCGACCGACAAGAACGCCGCCTCTGGTGAAGCTAGAGGAAAGTGCGACCGACGCCGAAAATCTTCTACACTTGGGACACGACGTTAGCGAGGCGGATGTGGAGCTATTGTTGAACTTTCGTAGGGATGGTGCACAAG CATCGTTAATAACTATAATTACTACCGAAATAATGTGTGTGTTCTATCGGCCATCTCTGCTTGCATGTGTGGCCGCACCAGTAGCTCGGGTCTCAACGCCACCCACATCTGCATCACGCGTGTCTATCTCGGCGCTTCTCAACACCGAAATGGACGACACGTCTATGCCCACGACTACGCCCCGTTCTGTCACTGTTCGCGGCCCGGCTTCCCCACATctgtctgcttctggttcaCTCGTCAGTCCCTCGCATCCCCCTCCCCTCCCACGAACCCCTTCAAGGTCGGACTCCAAGTCATCCGTCATGGCAGTCCTTGTATCTTCCCATAAACCGCAGCTTACCCTGGAGCGCAACCTGGATAGGGAAACCAAGTCGATGAGTATATCTGCCGAACCCGAATCCGCACTCCCGTCCCCGTCGCTTGCACCCATTCCTGCAGCTCTACCTACATCCACACCCACCCCGACTCAGACAATACCTGTTTCGACATCAAGGTCTCGGGTTAACAGCGCTTTCAAACCTCCCAAAGTTGGCAAGGGTCGCGGGAGAGTCAGCAAAGGTCCCAAGAAAAGGCAAGGAAAGGGATGGATTATCGAATCTTGCACAACTTCAGGTGCACCTTCAGAAGCTGATCCTGGTTCCGATTCCGACCAAATTGCTTCAAACCTGCCTACCCAAACCCCCCAAATAGACGACAGTCGCAAGCCCATCATTCTCAAACAGCTACACGAAATATTCGATGGGGATTCTGACTTGACGGACCTTGATGATTTAGATGACGCATCTAGCTCAAGTTCTGGCGAAGAGGAGACTCAGGAGTATGACCCAGGCTTGGCGGGATTACCACCTGTCCCTGCTTCATCAGACTCCGAATATGCGCCGCGGCATGAATTGCTGTCTAGGTCTGATGGCGTAGCGAAGAGGGCTAGGAGAACCAGCAGGGCTAGTCTGGATTATGGTG CGTTCCAATCCTCTGCCCGCCCCTCCGTCCGACTTGCAACTCGCACGCCTACAGTCAGCACCCAGAAACGCGACGGAAGAGTTAAAAAGACAAAAACCGCGGATCAGGAGAGCGCGTCTCAACGCAATAGGCGCGCGCCCAAGGACGCCGTTTCACCTTTTGCCTCGGGTTCTCGTTCAGTCAAGCCTAGCGCTCGTGGAAAGGCCAAGTCTAAGCCAGCAAGCTCGAGTGGATCCAGCGTTTCCCTGGGCGAGTGGCACGAGGATAAACCTGTCGAGATGAGGACAACACTTCTCAAGCGCACtttcaagggcaagggaaaaaCAAAGGAGGATAGCGGGACGTCGACGTTGACTGAGCTGACCGAAAGTTCGCCGTCGTTGGGTGGCGGGAAATCGCTATTGGGTTCGTCCCCGATCCGAAGAATGAAGGACCTCATGATGTCGGACGCTGCAAATCTGTCTGCGCGTTCGGACGGTGGCGTTACTCATGTCAGTGGCTCAGTTGGAGAGCAGAACGACGATTCGGGAGAAGAAGAACGATTGAGGAGGGTTCGGAAATTCCAAGGCGCGGATGTGGACCAGGGATCCGATTCGGACCAGGGTGAATTGGACCAAGTCCAAGTTAGGGACTTTGTTTACGAAGGTCCAACTAAAAGGAGAATGTCCGAACCTGGTCGGGGACGTGGCCAATTGGGTGGTCCCTTGCGACGCTCTTCTTCCCCCATCAAACCCTCGAGCTCTATAAAACCCTCGCGCAGGCGGACGTCGGTCGAGGTCGTCATACCCTCCAAACCCAAACGTCGAAGGTCGAGTTTCCCCGAACCAAACCGAAATACATCCCCCAGTCGCGCACGCCTCGTGAAAGCCGTAGTAGCCGGAAGCTCGTCGACCAAACCGCAGCAAGTTTACGTCCTATTGCCAGAACCTGTCAACGTATGGACATCGGCGCTGGCACAACATACGAGCGAAGAATCCAGTGTAACGCCGAGCGAGGACTACTCGATGGAAGGGTCTAATCTGGAAGATGCTTTGTCGAACGGGGTGACCGCCGAGTCTAGATCCGAACAATCTGAGGAACCCCCGCTGAAACGGGCTAAGAGTTCAACGAGCGGTAGCACTGATGTTCGACAGGCAAAAGGAAAGGGCCGGGCCACTGGTT CTGGTCGTGGCTCGAGTCTACCCAGGGGACGTGGAGGGCGCCAACCAAGGTTGGAGTCTCGTCTATCAGAGTCCACGGAACATGACCGCGCAGAGAGTCTCAATGAAAATGAGGATATGCTGTCCACTATTGAAGAGGGCCGACCTACCCGTAGTAGCAGGTCAAGAAAAGTGGCCAAAT CTGCTGACGCAGATTCGTCTTTGGGGATAAGACCCAAGCGGCAAGCCAAACCAACTACGCGTGCACTAGAATCGGCTCAACAGGAAGAAGACGAATGGGGCAAGGGTGGGCGAATCATGGGGACCATGAAGAGGAGCCCTGGAGCACGGGCTTCGAAGCTTGTCGTGCACGTAGAAAAGACTCGGCCAGCGAGCGAGGAATGGAGTGCGAAGGAGTCGAGAAGCACTGGGAAGCGTGCCGTGGCAGCATCGGAGGAACCGA GACCTGCTAAACGCAGCCGAAAATCTCAGGCCGGGGCTTCTTCAAGCCATGCCTTGGTCGAACTCCACCGAGGCGACTACATTCTTC GACCACAAAACAGGCGTTGTTGGAATTACAACTTTGACCAGGATATCATTCCTCGCTGCGTCGCGTGCAAAAAGAAGAAGTTTGGGGACACATGCCGTTTCATCAACGTGAGGTGGTTCCAATTTAAAGCTCCCACTTCGGATCCGGTTGGGGCCAAGTTTCAGTCGCCCCACGAAGAGGATAATCAAGAGAAAGAAGAGCCTGCATATCACCTGCCATACACTTGGAATATAACCCCGGAGATTGAGCAGGTAGAACGCATGCGG CTCGGAATCGCCCGTGCGCTTTACCCTGTGCTGAAGGAAGAGTTGGCCCACGCCAGTAAATCGAATGTTATACGGCGAGCCATTGAAATCGAAGTGAGGGCTACGTGTG atgtatgcgcaacTTCCGTGTTTTCGAGCTGTCATATGTGTACAAGATGTGGCCGTGAGCTCTGTGGGGCATGCTTCCAACGGATCGAAGAAATGTGCCCCCTCGGTACACCTTTGGAGTATAACGGGCCGGCATCCAGGGATAGACAGTTGCATAAATATCGCTCATGCTCGTGGGGACGCATTTTCCATCTTCCTACCGATTTCCAGCCCGTCACTCGATTTTCGAGGAAGGAGCTTGAGCAAACGGTCGCTGATATGGAAACTCTGATAAAACAGGCACATAAAAATGCACCTGTGCCCGGAGATGGATCTGCGTCGCGTGCCTCCCAGGCGCAAATCGCTAACTGGGCTTCTCGTGTTCCTCCCTGGAACCCAACTTCCCCTCATGCATCGACCGAACCTCCAGCACTCTCTTCTGCCGGTTCAGGCTCATCCCGTGATGTGAGCAGCCCGCGCGGTACCCCCGACCCCCTCCTGTCCACGATGCCGACAATCGCCTCTCCCACCATGTCTCCAACTCACGAAGATCAATTTTCACCGGAAGCTGCTCCGCTACTCACCAAGCGGCCAACAGTCTCGCATCATGGTCGTCTAGATCCCGCTTCCGTTCCCAGTCGTTCGCTTCACCACTTTGTGAAAGACCTTTcagaggaggaattcaagCCGCTTTGGGCACGTGGAGAGGCGATTGTTGTTCAAGACCTGCTCGATAGATTCGAACTCGATTGGACCCCCGAGTATTTCATCAGCGAATATGGAGAACAGCGCTGCATGGTCGTTAACTGCGAGAATAACAAAGACCAGGAAATGATAGTCAAAGATTTCTTCGAGATGTTTGGGAAAACCGATCGAGAAGGAGTTCTCAAACTGAAG GATTGGCCGGCGCAAGCAGACTTCAAAGATGATTTCCCCAAGCTATACGATGATTTCATGAAAGCATTGCCAGTTCCAAATTACACTCGGAGGGACGGTATTCTGAATCTCGCGGCCCACTTTGCAACAAACGCCATCGCTCCCGACCTTG GACCAAAAATGTACAATGCATTT ACTTCATCGGAAGGTCCCGGCGGCCAAGGATCAACACGCCTTCATATGGATATGGCTGATGCGGTCAACATCATGATGTATGCCAGTGATTGCCCCGATGGGTCTCCTGGAGTTGCGGCTTGGGATATTTTCCGAGCATGCGATTCTGAGAAGATTCGGTCCTATTTGCGAAGACACTTTAAAGATAGGGCCAGTGAATTCCGTGATCCAATTCACTCCCAATTATTCTATTTGGATAGTCATCACCGGAAGAAGTTGTATGAGGAAGAACACGTCTACAGCTGGCGAATCTATCAACGTCCTGGGGACGCTGTTTTCATTCCCGCAGGATGCGCACATCAG GTATGCAATTTGGCGGACTGCATCAAGATCGCAATTGATTTCGTCAGCATTGAGAATATCGATCGCTGCGAAAAGCTAACGACCGAATTCCGTAACGAAAACGACACGTTTACCTGGAAGGAAGATGTGCTTCAGTTACGAACCATGATGATGTACGCCTGGCGGTCTACGACCCAATTAGGCGCCTGCTGGTATTCCGAATTGGCAAAAGGGCAGGAAGGAGAGAGCTCAGATTCGTCTCTTTCAGCAGATTCTTAA
- a CDS encoding nitrosoguanidine resistance protein SNG1, whose protein sequence is MVRVAPSALDEMSTTPTPNAEQTRSSKASTDLPRTITQQSRDTMVEEEEEQEAARSSVWKPAEGPGSRPPAPEKFAHTNCSASQSLYQDYSYDSCLDDNYDVDLSSSIWGSLARSATHAPSLKAWVIDRDGGEIGQAVVQGLLATTQVAADYVEDVGEAVLDEQAWGAVVVNAGATARLAAARASGDSSYNPASAVTFYYAQARNEQATGSYVNPLTTAALTQILQQFNARSTASYLGSISGNATALQALTAAPQTLSGVWWTTNNLRPYNAPVATAIMLVGQIYLCIFAFIMTMSNDAARGILGPFLKLRSYLYLRILVPLGLYLPLSLAFAMVSLPFHAPFGAKYSYAGGFFLYFLYTYMGMTALGLATEAMVTILTPRFMAFFLIPLIISNVSVATLPFDLQPWFYKYGYGFPIFNNTTAVRTILFNTKNHLGRSAGVIIAWIVLSSITLPLFTIIMRRRDERAHKQAMLEKNGGEKGTV, encoded by the exons ATGGTGCGGGTTGCTCCATCCG CACTAGACGAAATGTCTACGACACCAACGCCCAACGCCGAGCAAACTCGCTCCTCCAAGGCTAGCACCGACCTTCCAAGGACCATAACCCAACAATCAAGAGATACCATggtggaggaagaagaggaacaGGAGGCAGCGAGGAGTAGCGTATGGAAACCCGCTGAAGGCCCTGGCTCGAGACCACCCGCTCCGGAGAAGTTTGCCCATACTA ATTGCTCCGCTTCGCAAAGTTTATACCAAGATTATTCTTATGACTCTTGCCTTGACGATAATTATGATGTGGATCTGTCTTCCAGTATATG GGGATCGTTGGCACGAAGTGCTACCCATGCACCTTCGCTGAAAGCTTGGGTAATCGACCGCGATGGAGGTGAGATCGGACAGGCTGTGGTTCAGGGGTTACTGGCTACTACACAG GTTGCTGCCGATTATGTGGAGGATGTGGGCGAGGCGGTTCTTGACGAACAAGCATGGGGTGCCGTTGTTG TTAACGCGGGTGCTACGGCTCGGCTCGCCGCCGCGCGAGCATCTGGCGATTCGTCATACAATCCTGCGTCAGCGGTTACATTCTATTACGCACAGGCGCGTAACGAGCAAGCAACTGGCTCTTATGTTAATCCTCTTACGACTGCGGCTCTTACTCAG ATCCTACAACAATTCAATGCGCGGTCAACCGCTTCATACCTGGGCTCAATCTCGGGAAACGCGACAGCCCTTCAAGCACTAACTGCTGCTCCCCAAACGCTGTCTGGTGTCTGGTGGACGACCAATAACTTGCGGCCTTACAA TGCCCCTGTTGCAACCGCAATCATGCTCGTCGGTCAAATCTACCTGTGCATTTTCGCATTCATCATG ACCATGTCTAATGACGCTGCTCGCGGTATCTTGGGACCCTTCCTGAAATTACGATCCTACCTCTACCTCCGCATTCTAGTACCTCTCGGTCTCTACTTGCCTCTTTCCCTCGCATTCGCCATGGTTTCACTTCCGTTCCATGCGCCATTCGGAGCCAAATATTCTTATGCAGGCGGATTCTTCCTTTACTTCCTTTACACTTACATGGGCATGACGGCTCTCGGTTTGGCCACTGAAGCCATGGTCACCATCCTGACTCCCCGGTTCATGGCTTTCTTCTTGATTCCGTTGATTATTAGTAACGTATCTGTCGCCACCTTGCCTTTTGATTTACAACCGTGGTTCTACAAGTACGGCTATGGATTCCCTATCTT TAACAACACTACCGCTGTGCGCACCATTTTATTCAACACCAAGAACCATCTTGGTCGTAGTGCTGGTGTTATCATTGCTTGGATCGTGCTGAGCTCCATTACGCTTCCCTTGTTTACTATCATCATGAGGCGTCGGGACGAGAGAGCGCACAAGCAGGCGATGCTAGAGAAGAACGGAGGCGAAAAGGGTACCGTATAA